The genomic window CCGTGTACGAGATCGACGTGATGATGAACTGATAACATTCGAATTTTGTCTAGGTATACGAATTGGTGCACCAAGTGGATGTTGCTGTACAAGCTCAGCAAGTTGTCCTTGTTGTGCTAACATTTGTAAGAATGTACATATAAATTCATCATAGTTATGTGTTCGACGACAATCATCCACTTTATATTTATTCcgtttatcattttcatcttttaaaCTTAATTCACATATCGTAATTTCACTTtctaaatttcttaataatgcCAATAGATCTTTTGGTGCAAATGTATGTGGCTCAAATAATTCAGCATATTTATTCTCATTAAGTGTATTCGcatcttttttatcattttccaaACATACTTTTTTTGATGTAATTCCTGAATCGGACATGGGTCGTTTACCAGTTAATCGCCCATCACTAGCAACACgaattacaacaaatttttgaaaatcttttgatGAATTTGGACTTGCTTCTGATGAAATCCAACTCCATGATTGTGTAGGTGAATGCAAAGTTGAACTCATTTCGGATGATGTATCCGTGCTGGAGGTACTTGGTGCTGGAGATGTTGTGATTGTTAATGGTGATGCATAATCTAATGGACTTAACAtcatctaaaaaattaaaaaatatttaagataataaatgagaacatAATTCTAGGTATATGAGCAATATTTCAAAGCTGGAATTTTTAGATCACTTTTTGTATTAAGTTATGCTATTGACATCTACACGGGTAGACAGAAAACCAGACAGGAAGTTGAACAAAcagaaacatttcaaaattttgtttctactaTCAATACGAAAGGGATGGtttttgcttcttttttttttttacttgattgCTAATTAGATTTCCaattttaacttactttttCAGTAGATTTGTCACCATTCGAATCTTTGTCTAACGTTTGTACAATATCAACTACAGACTTATCATCGGTTAAAAGTTTCATCTTTTCATTATCAGGGTCTCTCATTTTCACTAATTGTTGCAGTGCATCCAATACAATTTGCCTATTAGTtcgtaacatttttaatttatgagtaATTGCCAATCGTCTATCTGGTACCACTGCCATTAAATTAAATCGAATATCATGATCTTCAGTTGTAACACCTAATCGCTCACTCATCACTCGTCTAAATTTCTCAGTCCAATCTTCTGCTGAATCCCATGGCCCATGATCGATCGGAAATGGTTTTAATCCATCTAATTCAAACAAATTTCCATTAATCGGTACGTAGCTGACAAAATGAAATGCTTCTGCGGTACAACGACCAGTAGATACACCCGATCCTTTATCTAATCGTCGTTTAGCTTGCGGCATTGCATGTGCGTTATGTGCACATGCTAATTCTGGAGTATTTCCTATAGCCCAGCCTTTATTTTCGGGACACATACCAGTGGTATGAATCTTAAGCCGTTGCAACGTATCCCCCAAATGAATAACAggacaatttaataatattgaaagcAAGGCATGTGTTGCACAGCTGTTTGGAACCATTTGTTgggcaaaaaatatattattgactATATCTTCATCTTTAACAAAACTTTCTGTTTGTTCAATGATTTTTCGACGTGATCTTCTTTCTTCTATccaacgaaataaaaatataaaaccgtAAACTGGACCTTCCaatgatttttgtaaatcataTATTTCCTCGACCTGAACACCTTTGACACCAAAGTCTTCAagtaataaagtaaataaacctGGATCACTTTCTAACTCTAGCCACCCTTCTGTTAATCTATTAATATCAACAGGCATTGttgtaaaacaataattgttaatactttaaatttttatcattttatttgacatttactcagtaaacaaatttgtttatcgACGAATGTCGTAAAATAATTGCAGAAGAAAAGTCCCTAAAAAATATAGGGTGCTCAAATAACTACTTTTATACGGATACCGACAATGTGTTCGTTTTTTTCGTAGCACTTTGTATATaactattatttgaaaatatatttttaaaagattggaaatataaattttatgaaaataattcaaattaagaATGTCTCAAATAATatatgtagaaatatttttattcaaaatagaatgaaaatgaaaatgaaaaatctttttttaactaGTGCCAATGAATATAAGTTGGTATCTTGAGCATAATTGCCAAACTAAAAGTTAAAAGTCAACTACACGTgcgtaattttgaattatatgcaAGTGACAaatgattttgataattaataaattaaaatgagtgTACACGAGAATGAGAAAAGTGAAGAACGTCGAATAATATcacgttttaaaaatagtcaagGAGATGTGAcagatttaattgatttgccTGTGAACTGTACTGTTGAACAATTAACCTTAATATGTAATGCCATATTACAACaggtaaatattgaataaatctGTTTTGATTTTGTGGATTTTATGTTAGCTCGGAAcagttttaatgtttttattaaaacttcgaTCAGCTTTCTATGTGACAACGTACGTATCTTTTGTGGATGTTGGAACTCTATTTAATTTGCACTGCATTCTCCTTTCGGGAAAATTTCATAAAGATTCCCCATTCAACTTCATTTCGAGCAACGTGTTTATattctttaaatgtatttattctaattttaggAAGAAAATGTACCTTATCTATTTTTTGTTGACGATCAAGAAATCAAATCCACTCTAGGAGATGTAATAAATGCGGATAAATTTAATACTGAAAATGTCTTAGATATTGTTTATCAACAGCAAGCAATTTTTCGAGTTCGAGCTGTATCTCGATGTACTAGGTAACGTTTGCAgattattatttctgtttttaggct from Chrysoperla carnea chromosome 2, inChrCarn1.1, whole genome shotgun sequence includes these protein-coding regions:
- the LOC123294045 gene encoding ubiquitin carboxyl-terminal hydrolase calypso → MPVDINRLTEGWLELESDPGLFTLLLEDFGVKGVQVEEIYDLQKSLEGPVYGFIFLFRWIEERRSRRKIIEQTESFVKDEDIVNNIFFAQQMVPNSCATHALLSILLNCPVIHLGDTLQRLKIHTTGMCPENKGWAIGNTPELACAHNAHAMPQAKRRLDKGSGVSTGRCTAEAFHFVSYVPINGNLFELDGLKPFPIDHGPWDSAEDWTEKFRRVMSERLGVTTEDHDIRFNLMAVVPDRRLAITHKLKMLRTNRQIVLDALQQLVKMRDPDNEKMKLLTDDKSVVDIVQTLDKDSNGDKSTEKMMLSPLDYASPLTITTSPAPSTSSTDTSSEMSSTLHSPTQSWSWISSEASPNSSKDFQKFVVIRVASDGRLTGKRPMSDSGITSKKVCLENDKKDANTLNENKYAELFEPHTFAPKDLLALLRNLESEITICELSLKDENDKRNKYKVDDCRRTHNYDEFICTFLQMLAQQGQLAELVQQHPLGAPIRIPRQNSNVISSSSRRSRTRNKRRK